One part of the Solanum dulcamara chromosome 8, daSolDulc1.2, whole genome shotgun sequence genome encodes these proteins:
- the LOC129900039 gene encoding putative F-box protein At3g51171: protein MTTNTEIYSRQEIVTYLILSRLPVQSLLRYKRVCKSWRYLIKSSSFIRNDHFDNASIGSRKIVAKFGVDYETEPLPTRQFHLYLLPDQIFPGCVPTHQRINYCDGVNDFRNIHGPIDGVFLIENGHFMDVRFAWWNPAIKQCRLIPRFEFDVEENFQDCC from the coding sequence ATGACAACTAACACCGAGATCTATTCGCGACAAGAAATTGTTACTTATCTTATTTTATCGAGGTTGCCTGTGCAATCACTGTTGCGATACAAACGTGTGTGTAAAAGTTGGCGCTATCTCATCAAAAGCTCGAGTTTTATCAGAAATGATCACTTTGATAACGCGAGTATTGGTAGTCGTAAAATTGTAGCCAAGTTCGGTGTTGACTATGAAACAGAACCTCTGCCTACAAGGCAATTTCATTTGTACTTACTCCCTGATCAAATATTTCCAGGATGTGTACCTACACATCAACGGATTAATTACTGCGACGGTGTTAATGATTTCAGAAATATTCATGGTCCAATTGATGGAGTGTTCTTAATAGAGAATGGACATTTTATGGATGTTCGGTTTGCTTGGTGGAATCCTGCAATCAAACAGTGTAGGCTCATTCCTCGTTTCGAATTTGATGTAGAAGAAAATTTTCAGGACTGTTGTTGA